In Melospiza melodia melodia isolate bMelMel2 chromosome 5, bMelMel2.pri, whole genome shotgun sequence, the DNA window AATCCCAGATTCAGTGCCATGCTGGGCTGAAGGGGGAAACTGAGCTGTCCCACATAACCCCCTGAGGAAAAGATGGTGGGATGCACATGTGCTGTACAGTGCTGCTGCCTTACTCCTTCTTTATGGGCTTCCATCACTATTCCTCTTCCAAACGTACCTGGGCAGACTTTTTCATCTCCCACACCTTAGATTTCTATGTAGTTTTTTTAATCACAGGCATGTAGGAGAGGGAAAGATGCAGATGATGGGAGACAGAATATTTTCTATATTAGAAGGAGGCAGAGACAGGGTGTGGAGCTTTCTGAGCTTTAGTCCACGGTCAAAACCAAGCATTGGTAGGTCATTCTCATGCCTTGGGAGTCTTGGATCATTAGTACTTATGAAGTTTTTAGACTAAGGACTGTATAAATGAGTAAGTTCTCATATGTGTGGCCACAAAGCCTGTGGGATAGCTTTAATGTTACCAAGCTATAGTACAGTGGGGATTTGAATGGTTTGCAACAAATAGCTTTCCATTCTCAGATTCTTGCAATAACTGTCTGTGCAGATGCAAGCAATTTGGCAGCAATTGTTCCAAACCAGTGGTTTGTttcaaaaaccaaagcaaaaattaCAGAGTAAATCTTTTCCTATGTTATTATATTGCTTAAATTTAGTTCTAGCAAAGGTATTTTTCTGCTGATGCAATGACACAGCCTGCATATTTGTCATTATTTTGTGGTGCTTCTGTGATGCTGTGTTTGTGGCAGTCTGTAAGACCCTGAGAGTCAAAGGCAAAAATAAACAGATTGAGCCTGGAGAAGCTTCTAGAGAGGTTTTAAGAAACATATTAAAGTAATTCTGGGCCAGTCTTCTGTCCATTGCTTCATGCTGTTTTTATGAGCTGTAAAGTGATGAGCTTACATTTGAGGTGGGTCTCCTCTTCCCTAGGTCCCACAGCTCCACTTTCTGGTACTTGTTGACTTTGATTCCTCATTTCAGAATCTCACTAGGAACAAGTTTGTTTCACTCTCACCAATTCACTCATTCCCAGAATTTGGTCTTCCTTCTGGAAGCACAGCTGGGAATGTTGTCATACACAGATTCTTAAGTTGCAAGGTTGTGGAATAACTGATGAGATgtatgtggttttgttttgggagACGtcagggttggggttcagccaaTGTCACAGCAGCATCATGTGTTGTGCTGCTGCTACCAGCTGGAAATTCTCAGAAACACCCTCTCTTGATTCTTCTAAGCATGCTTTGTTTTTCCAACCCTTGATTTaggttcttttttgttgttgttttttagagCCATATCAAGGCAGTAGTACCAGGTTTCCCACCTTCACTTTTTTGTGTTATTATCTATAAATTCTTACTTGCAGTTGTTGGCACCATTATGTCATAGTGACTCCCCTGCAGAGTTTCCTGCCAGGGTCAGGAGCAGTGCTTTTGGATTTAGGTATAGGAAGATATGAGCACCACTTCAGCTAGCATTTGGGCCCTCTGCTTGATGGCTGTTCATCAGCTGGTTCTCCATCAGAGTATCTGCCGTGCATTAAAGCATGTGTCAGAGTTTGATGACTGTTCCCTCAATTTCAGTGGGTGCCTTGCAGAAAGAAAAGGCTGTAAGTTTTGAATAGGCAGCACATTGAATTTTCTGTTGGGATTGTTAATGCTCAGCAGATCAGAAGATCTTAGAGTTTCCCTTGAAATGAGCAATAAGAGTGGTAATTCCTTTCTGAATTCTGTCTAATGCAAGCGGAGCAGGCGCTTCTCTGACGTGTGGCAGTTGCAACATCAGCGACTCATCCAGCCTAGGGAGGGCCCCAGCTGGTTCTGATCTGCTGTGGTGGCTCATGGCCCTTCACAGTCAGCCTTCCCTTCCCCTGTCAAAGGAAATGAGGGGCTACTGCTGGAGTTTTTTCTGTGTTCTAGCAATTCCCAGACATTGACACCTCATATTTTCAGCGCTATTCTCAGTGCTCTGCTACGCTGTAATGTGGTCAGAGGTGACTGTCTCAAATGTTGTCTACTCCCAAACTTTTATGCAATTTAAAGTGAATACGTACATGTGATTCATCTTGATTTGTATTCATCTAGGGCAGTCACAGCAGCCTAATGtctgccaacccttccctcccttttctgggaattcccttttcccttcctctgctgCTCAAGAccattttggctttctttgggTTCCTTATCCTTGCCTTTGAAAGTGTCAGCTTGCAGGCATTATGTCCTGAAGGTCCCATGGGCTCTTTGTCTTCCCTGATTATTAATTTCTAAAATATCTCTCTTCATACAGTTTTATGCCTTTCCTTCACAGAAGAAGCAAGGCTTAAAGCACCATGAAAAGAAGACATAAGTCAGAGACCATGCTTTTTGCCTTCCTGCATGCTGAAGTTTAACAGTTTTTACCAGTGTCAATCTGTTTATACTCCAAAATAAGATATTTCTACCATAAGAGGGCAGACAAAAAGCACCACATGGAATACACTTTTACAGTAAAACAAAtgaaatttctccttttttgaGAGTGCAGCCTCACTCTGAAGGAAAAACTGCATTTTAAAAGCACTAAGTTCATGTAAGGGTGTTTAACCTGGGCACTTAGTTTTAATATTGTATTCCTGAGATTTCAGTTGCACAATCAGTAATTGGTTGACCTTTAATCTTTAAAAACTCTTTTTACCAAACTCATAATTTTAATAGCTTTAACTGCCTTCTAGAACCTCAAATGAATCTGCAAACATCTGTcacagaggattttttttctacttcccaTTTCTTTCTGGGTGAAGACTAGTTTGTGTGGCCTGGTCTCTGCTTCTGTAGGAAAAAGCAAGTCCAAAAACTGCATTGTGTACATGGAGCCACAGATAGGATTCACCATAGTCTCTAACTCCCATGGGAGTTAATCCCACAATCTCACACCAGCTCCTCATAAAGCTTTCTCCTGCAGAGAGATAATTCAGCTTCAGCCATgctgtaaaaaaagaaataaataaattccaGGTAACCACAGGGCCAGAACTGCTCACAGGCATCATTCAGGAGTGTgaggatatatatatatgtatgccaAACCCAGGGGACCAGATACTGTGAAAATAATTGGGCTGGATTCTGTGTTGCATGGAAAGGTAGGTTAGAGACTGGGTAATGTCTCTCAGTGACATGGGAATATGTGATGTTAAATTCTGTACTAGTTGGTGTGTCTGGAGCACTGGAGATTAATAACCAGATCCATCCATCAGAATGGGTGGTGGCAGGAACATTCATCTCAGACCAGGACAATCTTCTATCCATCTGAAGATATTAGAAAATACCATTCACAGGTGCTCTTGGAGGATAACCTTTATTCTTCAAGGAATCAAAACATCACTTCTAAATTACTTGCAAAAACATACCAGTTACAGATAAAGGAACTGTGACTGTGAACTCttaaaaagaagattttttttttctgcccatCACCATAAATTCCATCCTGCTTGATTTCACCTTCACTCAACTGTTCTTTTATCCATAAGCTGGTTTTATATGATTATTTTGTGATCTCAGGGATGGAGGTCTTTGTAGCAAGATTATTGTTTCCTACATATAACTGCTTTCAGTAGTTGAAATAGCTTCCTGTCTCTTCTCTTGATTTGTGATGCAAAGCTTTGAAAAGTTGGATTCAACCCCAACTATGTGAAATTTTGCTTATCCTCTTCCCTGTAAGAGATTAAAGTAACAGATTCTGAAATATCTCACATCCTTATTAAAGCACACGCTCATTGGTGAGAGGTGTGGGTTTATCAGTTCCTTGGTAAATGCAAACATTGTTGTGTCTGGCATGCCTTGAGTAGGTAGTACAGGGCCAGTTAGATCAGCTATTGTCTTGCTTAACTTAGTTCAGAACATGTTTCAGCACATTTGGTTCTGTCTGAACTGTGTTACAGCACAGGCTGGAAGAAATTGTGTCCTGCAATGGACCCCTCTGGGTTCCCTCTGTGGTCccctctgctcccttccctgaCCTGTAGCATGACCTGATCTGGCTTCATTTGCTTACCCCAACTTTTGGTTAACCACCACAGACCCTAAGTGCACCAAGGTTCAGCCAAATTCCAGAAGGCAGTTGGACCAGTCCATTTCTCTGCATTGTATGGGGAATCCTAACAAGTCACCAGAATTTTCAGTCTTCTACGAGAAATATTTGCCAAAGCAGTTACCTAAGGCCTTCTTACTTGTTGCTGCAGATAGTCTCAGAGTGGCTATTAGTGTTGTCTGGAAGCCCCATAATAAAGCAGTTGTTCTTTTCATGCCAAATTATATGCTCGTCTCCTGGACTGCATATAAGATTTTCCAAGATTTAAAATATTGATATATGCTGctgataataataatattttggtCAACAAAACTAAAGGTCTAAACTCTTACCTTCGCAATTCCATatgctttcaaaatcaattgTGTAAGAGTTTAGTGAATTAAAGGCTGTAGCTTTCTTATTTATATTCTGCACTATGCCATCTGGTCCATATACAAAGCCCTTTATTCACTCAGATTTTCAAAAAGAATTCTCACTTGTAATTGCATATCATTCTAATAATAAAATTCCTTACATTAGCAACATCTTGAGTTTTGAAATGTCTATATTTTGTACATTTAAAAGGCATAAGCAGTTTCGTTTGCTCATACATGTTGATGGAGGTGTTTGTGCTGTGAGAAGCATGAACTTCTGTGgtgcatgggtttttttcttctttgacaTTTGTGAGTGCATGTGATGTGAGTAAAACACATCAGTCCAACAGCCCCAACTCATGAAGCCTtattcccagagcagcagtgtgGAGATTGGCATAGCTGTAAGCTCTAAGCTTCCCTGCAGGGCCCCTGTGCTGTGTCATGAACAAACCCTTCCAAGGAAGAGCCTCTGTTAGCAATGCTACCCAGGATGGCAGTGATGGGGGTGGTTCTGTGGTTATCAGCATTAACCTTCAAGGAAATTATTCCAGCAGGCTATGAGTTATCAAGTAAGTGTTGAATAAGAACAATCCAACCAATACTGAATCCAGACTTGACTCCATAATCATTATTATTCATTATAGCTTTGAATCAATTGCTCTGTATCAGCTGATCATCTAGATCAGTAATGAAGATGTTAGGCCTTCAGATACTATAATAAATGGATTCATGTGAGTACCATAGGTAATTATCTATACATGGGTTTACACTTCAGCTGACAAGATTAGTTACTGCTTGATTACTTGAAGTTATGTTTCAGAGGAGAAAAGTAGTTTTAAAATGTGCAGGTATTTGCACAAGTTTCTTGATCTAAAGAGATCAACTAGCCATTTCCAGCCTGAAGGTATTTTCTTAAATTTACTTCCATGTGTTGATGTTTCAGGTATTCTGTATAGAAATTTGATGTAAAGTTTTTATATTGTGTTCCTGGGCTTCACTTTGAAATGTATCTCTGCAGCATTTTTTCACCTCCTGCCAGATACATTGCTAGCAGAAATACCACATGACCTGGATGATCAGTCATGGAGATCTGGCATATTGACACTGAAACATCTTCAAACAAACTCTCAAGAAATAAATTAAGAGTAGATTCAAGAAATTGATTACCATTAATTTGCTCCCTTCTTGTTAAAAATTAGCATGTTCTCTGTGCGGGGCCTAACAATGGAGCCTAACCTTTCATCAGTTTAGTCTTACTGTTTTATTTGTTTGAGGCAAAAAACCAAAGACCAACATACATATGGGGCATTTCCTATATGTTCTGCATCAAGTTTGATTTCTTAAAAATCAAGTTTGATTTCTTAAATGTGAAGAGCGTGTTTATCACCTCCAGTTACTAGGAGCTAATATGAAATAAGAAATATTCATGATAATTCTAAGGATACCAGTGAAATATTATGAAATAGATTATTCTCTTTTCAGATGGGTAAGAAATATGATAAAATACAGTATTACTGTCTCAAAGCCAAAATGAGGGACTATGGAGAACACTCCATTAAAAACTATTTCAGGGATTTCTTCCTGAGATTGCATTTTTTGTTTCACTTGGGGAAAAGAACTCTGCTGTTACTCTGTTATAACTTGACCTTTCTTTGTCTGTAGTGCCAGGACCAAACTCCTCCAGTGACAATGGCATCAGCTTTGCCATGATAATGATGGCCTGGGTGGTGATTGCACTTGTCTTGTTCTTACTGAGACCCAGTAATCTAAGAGGATCAAACACAGTCGGAAAGCCAACAAGCCAACACAATGTAAGTGCATCTTCAATGCCCTGCAGGGAGATTGTGTATTAGCTTAAATCTATTTTGGTTTGATACACACTGTCTCAaattaatttttcccttttttcactgTATTTTCTTGGAACTCCATTTAAAATTACAATGAGTTAGTCCAAAATGAAAGGAATATTGAAGGCTAAGTCTGGGATGGAGCAGGTGCAGTGTCCTCTGGACACTGTCTGTCCCTGGATGAAACTGCCTCCTGCCTTCTTAGGTGAAAGGGGACAAGCACAGCTTTAAGAGAAGTCAGTAAACAAAATTACAGCATGATACTTTGACAAGGGTGATCCTTGTCCTAGATGTGGGATCATGAAAAAATCTCCATTAATAcaggaaaaagtaattttttgatGCTCATTTTCTCTAATTATTTTCAGAGATGTTGAAAAACCATGAAAGAAAACACAATGTAACGCTTCTGAGTTCTTCTATTGCTGTATCCTCCTTTGTGAAACACAGTGTCTAATTCTGTACctgctttttttttactttcctccTTTCTTCTCCCAAGGGACAAGAACCACCAGCCCCACCAGTGGACTAGAGCATTCAATATTGGAAAAGCTCAGCAGCTAAAACCTTGCACGACCAAATGAACGAAGTGACCAGATGGCTCCTAACTCCCACTCAATACTGTTTTCTCATTTATATAGAGCAGAGTTATCACTCAGCAGTAATCTTCATGAACTGCTTTTAGCAacttcaattttaagttaattttttctttgtATGTTATTACAATTCCTATAAAATTGTAATTTGATTAATGGTAAGGCATTgcaggggttttttggttgttacTGTGGACATTCCACTTAATCTCTTTCTGTTACAGTGATCCTTATTTCTTTGATGTGATTTCTGATATGcattgaaagaaaaagaaaatcccagtcCACCTATAAGAATGGAAGGTTACTGACCTTTCTTCAGATTAATTCATATTTCTTCTCCAGTATGCTTTTGAGAGTTATATTATGGTTGGAAGTACTTAGTTATGTGCTGAAAAATATAAATTGTTTTATATTTGCCCTGGTTTCAGAGCAGCTTTTATTCTGGTCTTTGGACCACTAACACAGTTTTCAGGGTTGCTGGCAAAAGCATGGATTGTCCACTAGAATAATACTGTAAGTGAACATGAGGGCACACATAAGTGAACATGAGGATTGCCACTGTCAAAGCTTTGATCTATATATTGGAAACTTTACACAAAAGATTATACCACCAAAAAAGTTAattcagccattttcattaataaattgTATGTCTTATCCAATATGTTGTGAAAAAACATACTCTAAACCCAGGTGTGTTTACTTACAGACTTTATCAAAAGAGAAATTTAGTAAGAAGAACTTGGTAGAATTTTCTGTCCTGGCATAGTCTTTTCATAATTGATACCTTAACAAGTTTTTAGCCATGATATAATAGATATTGGACAGGATGAAATCATACCAAGAAGTTACCATGGTTACCAACTTTTGGTATACAACATGTACTGGATTATTCAGGTTTTTCACCTGTATGTTATCAGCAATTCTTAACATTTCATCCTTATCTACTAGTTGTAATTGTAGAATAACAAACTTGCAGGTGACTACATATGGCATGTCTCTTCCCTCTAATAAATGTGTGTATGTGTGGTGTGTttcagtgtgtgtatgtgtggctGTGCACGCACCTGTGCACATCTCCCATTATGGAAAATGGGAAGGACTTTTTTTATGTACATTAATTTAAGAACATTTTAAAGATGTACAGAAAAGCAACACTGTATATTTTTCTTGTTCAATTTGAAAAAGTGATCAGAATAATGTAAAGAACATTTTTATGTTCCCAACATGAAACTTCTTTCCTTAAAGGTCAGTAGAACAGACATATGGGAATTCTAAGCCTTACTCTACAAACCTTTATTTCATGAGGACTTTAGTTATGGAGCTGAAGGAACTAACTGTTAAATTTCAAAAAGGTTTGTATTAACAGGCTCTAACAAAAATCTCACATCAGATCCCATGGTTGACAGCTGCAGGGTTTTGCTCTTCCGGGTAAAGGGTGAGCCACCTAAGCCCCCTTCTAAGGGTACAGTGTAGAGCTGAAGAAGGGCTTCTGTAATTTGATGTAATTGACCTTTGAATTTCTATGGAATACTGTCCTCCCAAGCATAGgagtaagtttaaaaaaaaaaaaaaaaggaaaaaaagaagaagatcGGGCCAGGTGCTCTCAGTGACATCAGTGCAGTGCCATGTAAAGCAATGAAACTGCAGGAGAGAAACTGAGAGAATTTGTCCCATTGTGTCTAATAATGTACAGGCCACAAACACTGTGTAAAGATGTCACTGGGACAAGCACTCTTGCCAGTGCTTACTTTTTGCCTTCCATGTACATTTATGTTTGGGATGCTGTTCAGTACAAGTAATACAGCATCATTTTGTTGAACCCACAAGAAAACCTATATAATCTCCCACACTGACCTTTTTTCTCCAAGGATTTTTGGCCAGAATTCTTCACTATTGGAGGCATAAAACAAGCTTCCAGATGATTAAAAAGCCAGCTGAAACAGGCTTCTATTCAGAGCACTACTCCTCATCCTCTTGGGAGTTGGTGAGATTTACAGGAGATGCTCCTCACTTGTGAGGATCAGTCTCACTTAAATGTCTGTTTATGTATTTATAAAACTTACCCATGCACCCAGCTCTAAAAGTCTTGGCAAATGAACTTTTTGTTCAGAGGAATGTTGTGGTTTACCTTTAAATTAAATGTCTTTGCTTGAAATTCCTCTGATTGTCCCAGTGATTTTATACATGTATGTTTTCCTCATGTAAATggctattttaaattttttatgtaaaagaaaatgaacattggaaatattttattgtaAAATGTTTTACTAAAGAGCCAGGCCACTATCCCACATCAAAATGTATGCCTTTTAAATTCAGATACTCTCTCCAAGATACAAAATTCAGATCAGCACTCttaattaaaataaaagtaaGTAACCATAGGACTGTATTTTGCCACTCTTATTTGTGTTAAATAGTGCCTTACTCATCAAGTAGTTGCACTGAAGTTTGTGGAACTACTCTGAGATAATGTACTAGTAGCAGCTTTAGTAAGGGTGGCAGAAATCTGGTCTTTAGTGATGTAATTTGTGATTAAATAATTGTATCATGGTTACAGATGTTTATGGTAAATTTTGGGAAGAGATTAGTGGTATGCAAAGCTCTAGGGTATGACCAGTTCTGTAATGATGGTTTTAAGCTTGGTTAGTCAGAGATGCAAGTTGTAGCAACTTGGAAAATGTGGAAGGAAATTTTACAATTATACCTTAACTTTGTTAAAACAATAGTATTTTAGAGTCTGCTTAACACAATTACTATATTCTGAAATGAGAAATCATATGTATCCATGCACTGTCTGCAGATCACTTAGCCTTGTAATGTTAATGATTGAAAAAGGAAGAGTGAAGATGTCATGTACTTAATGTAAATCGGTGGTTTAAAATATCTGAATTATGCCAAACAAAAAATCGTCTGTGCCATTTGCAGTTTCCTAGTAATCTTTTACTGAGTACTTGGATTGGGATAAAGGGCTTGTACTATGCACTTTTTATTGACTTAACAAAATAAATAGCAATCATTAGTAAACTTTTGTCTTTGTCTTTTAGTTTTTATATAAGACATAGGGACTGCACCAACCTATCAATTTCTAAGGTAATTTGAAATCATCTAAAAATAAGTCAGTAAAAATAGTGTGTCACCTGTGTaacttttaaaatgtaaattctACCTTTTCTAATGGACACTTGTCTACTGTATGTGTCTCAAACAAGTCAGAACAAATAAAAAGCAGT includes these proteins:
- the SMIM14 gene encoding small integral membrane protein 14 produces the protein MAEGGFDPCECICSHEHAMRRLINLLRQSQSYCTDTECLQELPGPNSSSDNGISFAMIMMAWVVIALVLFLLRPSNLRGSNTVGKPTSQHNGQEPPAPPVD